The following coding sequences lie in one Oceanicola sp. 502str15 genomic window:
- a CDS encoding sulfotransferase domain-containing protein, with amino-acid sequence MPRLMCFATHHKSGTVWMRRTIQAMARAYGLDWHGIWRDEAMWKVPARSRCFLVNWAGYFPSDLWKRDDVAIVHVIRDPRDIMLSGCVYHHFAGKQGEKWLHVPRTDLGGRSYQQHLNALESDEAKLLFEMEGKHRETVEEMRAWPWGDDRAFELKYEDLMADTDCSLFGAALAHLGLEGEELEAGKKMFWEQSLFGGMAKMDDRPRHLMGHVASEGALKRWETELPPAVAEVYAERHGADLVALGYEPDATGWLSRLREPEHRAEATSRGSG; translated from the coding sequence ATGCCCCGCCTGATGTGCTTTGCCACTCACCACAAATCCGGCACGGTCTGGATGCGGCGGACCATTCAGGCGATGGCCCGGGCCTACGGGCTGGATTGGCATGGCATCTGGCGTGACGAGGCGATGTGGAAGGTGCCCGCCCGGAGCCGCTGCTTTCTGGTCAACTGGGCCGGATATTTTCCCTCCGACCTCTGGAAGCGCGATGACGTGGCCATCGTCCATGTCATTCGCGACCCCCGCGACATCATGCTGTCGGGCTGCGTCTATCATCACTTCGCCGGCAAGCAGGGCGAGAAATGGCTGCATGTGCCGCGCACCGACCTCGGCGGCAGGAGCTACCAGCAGCACCTCAACGCGCTGGAGAGTGACGAGGCCAAGCTGCTCTTCGAGATGGAGGGCAAGCACCGCGAGACGGTCGAGGAAATGCGCGCCTGGCCCTGGGGCGACGACCGTGCCTTCGAGCTGAAGTACGAAGACCTCATGGCCGATACCGATTGCAGCCTCTTCGGCGCGGCCCTCGCCCACCTCGGGCTGGAGGGCGAGGAGCTGGAGGCCGGCAAGAAGATGTTCTGGGAGCAGTCGCTCTTTGGCGGCATGGCCAAGATGGACGACCGCCCGCGCCACCTCATGGGCCACGTCGCCAGCGAAGGCGCGCTCAAACGTTGGGAAACCGAGTTGCCGCCCGCGGTGGCCGAGGTTTACGCTGAACGCCATGGTGCCGACCTCGTGGCGCTGGGATACGAGCCGGATGCAACCGGCTGGCTCTCCCGGCTGCGCGAGCCCGAGCACCGGGCAGAGGCAACATCTAGGGGGAGTGGCTGA
- a CDS encoding methyltransferase domain-containing protein, whose amino-acid sequence MSLLTRLLGRKRPFTSSGEYWAERYARGRTSGPGSYGRLADYKAEVINALVAEQRIESVVEFGCGDGNQASLFKFDNYTGVDVVEQVVRANSERFADRPSWQFITTEQDAQRADIFDMSMSLDVIYHLVEDNVFDAYMLRLTRAADRYVLIYATDEDRPRPEDHVRDRKYSDWMARNAPGFVEERMWANPHAADVDDLNPKDTTRAFFRLYRREGRA is encoded by the coding sequence GTGTCACTCCTCACCCGCCTCCTCGGGCGCAAACGCCCCTTCACCTCGTCTGGTGAATATTGGGCCGAGCGTTATGCTCGCGGCCGAACGTCCGGCCCGGGCAGCTACGGTCGGTTGGCGGACTACAAGGCTGAAGTCATAAACGCGCTTGTGGCCGAGCAACGCATCGAGTCGGTGGTCGAGTTCGGGTGCGGAGACGGTAATCAGGCTTCACTCTTCAAGTTCGACAACTACACTGGCGTCGATGTTGTGGAGCAGGTGGTGCGTGCCAACAGCGAACGCTTCGCAGACCGCCCGAGTTGGCAATTCATCACTACAGAACAAGACGCGCAGCGCGCTGATATCTTCGACATGTCGATGTCGCTCGACGTTATCTATCATCTCGTCGAGGATAATGTCTTTGACGCCTACATGTTGCGTCTAACTCGCGCCGCTGATCGCTACGTTCTGATCTACGCCACCGACGAAGATCGGCCACGCCCGGAAGACCACGTGCGCGACCGGAAGTATTCCGACTGGATGGCCCGGAATGCTCCCGGCTTCGTCGAAGAGCGAATGTGGGCCAATCCCCACGCTGCCGATGTTGACGACCTCAATCCGAAAGATACGACTCGCGCATTCTTCCGCCTCTACCGTCGCGAGGGGCGCGCATGA